Proteins from a genomic interval of Coleofasciculaceae cyanobacterium:
- a CDS encoding TetR family transcriptional regulator C-terminal domain-containing protein: MSKEDFGLAIIDDFVREYRDRLKTSLKDEQYSPLMRLRYYFEFKNCRCTNGCSIGNLAQELSSQNELFRARLNQVFAE; this comes from the coding sequence TTGAGCAAGGAAGATTTTGGCTTGGCAATTATTGATGATTTTGTCAGGGAATATCGCGATCGACTAAAAACTAGTTTAAAAGACGAACAATATTCTCCTTTGATGCGCTTGCGTTATTACTTTGAATTTAAAAATTGCCGATGCACCAATGGCTGTTCGATCGGTAATTTGGCTCAAGAATTATCGAGTCAAAATGAATTATTTCGCGCTCGCCTCAATCAAGTATTCGCTGAGTAA
- a CDS encoding Dps family protein, with protein MPTLNIGLSEEQRHGVIELLNKDLANLYLLLIKTKKYHWDVIGPQFRTLHELWEEHYNALTISIDKTAERVRQLGGYPLGTAAGFIEYGSLKEHPNDLPSANEMVARLVQDHEQVIRNIREDIDKCGDQFHDQGTADFLTAKMEEHEEMAWMLRSFLEGESLDPSGKRVGDETKPVVNA; from the coding sequence ATGCCTACATTAAATATTGGTCTAAGCGAAGAACAGCGTCACGGCGTAATCGAACTATTAAACAAAGATTTAGCCAACCTGTATTTACTACTTATCAAAACCAAGAAATATCATTGGGACGTTATTGGTCCTCAATTTAGAACTTTACACGAGCTATGGGAAGAGCATTACAATGCTTTAACCATCAGTATTGATAAAACAGCAGAAAGAGTTCGTCAGTTAGGCGGCTATCCTTTAGGAACAGCAGCAGGATTTATCGAATACGGTTCTTTGAAAGAGCATCCAAACGATTTGCCTTCAGCCAACGAAATGGTAGCTCGTTTAGTACAGGATCATGAGCAAGTTATCCGCAACATCAGAGAAGATATCGACAAATGTGGCGATCAATTCCACGATCAAGGTACAGCGGACTTCCTGACAGCGAAAATGGAGGAACATGAAGAAATGGCTTGGATGTTACGTTCTTTCCTTGAGGGTGAAAGTCTAGATCCCAGTGGCAAACGCGTTGGAGACGAAACCAAGCCTGTCGTTAATGCCTAG
- the fabD gene encoding ACP S-malonyltransferase: MTKTAWVFPGQGSQEVGMGIDLQNISPARAKFKVAEKILGWSVLDICQGDESTLARTLYTQPCLYVVESILADLLVEKTGLPQLVAGHSLGEYVALYAAGVFDFESGLRLVNKRAELMDSAAGGKMAALMKFDRAELITALNNTTDVVLANDNSEAQVVISGTPEAVENILSTVKAKRAMTLNVSGAFHSPLMQEAGDRFLAVLDAVSFNEAKIPVISNVDPTPTTEGQELKRRLAKQITSSVRWRETMLQFSQEEVTNALEVGPGKVLCGLIKRTCREINLQAIGTLEQLNTKATALIS; this comes from the coding sequence ATGACAAAAACCGCATGGGTATTTCCAGGACAAGGTTCTCAGGAAGTAGGAATGGGAATAGATTTACAAAATATTTCCCCTGCACGAGCAAAGTTTAAAGTAGCAGAAAAAATACTTGGTTGGTCTGTATTAGATATTTGTCAGGGAGATGAATCAACCTTGGCTCGTACTCTTTATACTCAACCTTGTCTATATGTTGTTGAATCAATATTGGCAGATTTGTTAGTAGAGAAAACAGGTTTGCCGCAGTTAGTAGCAGGTCACAGCCTAGGTGAATATGTCGCTTTATATGCAGCAGGGGTTTTCGATTTTGAATCGGGATTAAGACTCGTCAACAAAAGAGCTGAATTAATGGATAGTGCTGCTGGGGGAAAAATGGCAGCCTTAATGAAGTTCGATCGCGCTGAATTAATTACCGCCTTAAACAATACTACTGATGTGGTTTTAGCTAATGATAATAGCGAAGCACAAGTAGTTATTTCTGGTACTCCAGAAGCAGTAGAAAATATTTTAAGCACAGTAAAAGCAAAAAGAGCCATGACGTTAAATGTTTCTGGTGCTTTTCATTCTCCCCTGATGCAAGAGGCGGGCGATCGCTTTTTGGCAGTATTAGACGCTGTTAGCTTTAATGAAGCAAAAATACCAGTCATTTCTAATGTCGATCCGACTCCTACCACCGAGGGACAAGAGCTGAAACGTCGACTAGCTAAGCAAATCACTAGCTCAGTCCGCTGGCGCGAAACCATGCTGCAATTTTCTCAAGAGGAAGTCACTAATGCGCTCGAAGTTGGGCCAGGAAAAGTTTTGTGTGGCTTAATTAAAAGAACCTGTCGCGAAATTAATTTGCAGGCTATTGGCACACTAGAACAATTAAATACTAAAGCAACAGCCTTAATCTCCTAA
- a CDS encoding MOSC N-terminal beta barrel domain-containing protein yields the protein MIVTELCVYPLKSGQAIKLQEAQVKAKGFLWDREMMLVSGSGKSITQRQFPLLAKVQVQIAESNITLKLEDDAFPALTFPATLAGRLTEVEIWRDRILAIDQGDEVAQWFHQLLDLTDDRVCRLVRQSPEHIRCLSRKYPQDEEQPVGLADNSPVMLTATASLAELNQRIAEIHSQSQAIAMNRFRPNIAIETTEPFIEDSWSLIQIGDIQFKMAKPCSRCIITTVDQQHGQKNQLKEPLNTLETFRQLSEKGVMFGVNMIPQNEGIIRIGDRLRVLKIRD from the coding sequence ATGATTGTCACGGAACTGTGTGTTTATCCTCTAAAGTCTGGTCAAGCAATTAAGCTACAGGAAGCACAAGTTAAAGCCAAAGGTTTTCTCTGGGATCGAGAAATGATGCTTGTCTCTGGCAGTGGTAAATCGATCACTCAAAGGCAATTTCCCTTATTAGCTAAGGTTCAAGTCCAAATTGCTGAGTCTAATATTACACTCAAGCTAGAAGATGATGCTTTTCCTGCTCTAACTTTTCCTGCTACTTTAGCCGGGAGATTAACTGAAGTTGAAATTTGGCGCGATCGCATTTTAGCCATCGATCAGGGAGATGAGGTGGCACAATGGTTTCATCAACTCTTAGATTTGACTGACGATCGAGTTTGTCGTTTAGTCAGACAATCTCCCGAACATATTCGCTGTTTAAGCCGAAAATATCCTCAAGACGAAGAACAGCCTGTAGGTTTGGCTGATAACTCGCCTGTAATGTTAACTGCAACTGCTTCATTAGCCGAACTAAATCAAAGAATTGCTGAAATTCATTCACAAAGCCAAGCCATTGCGATGAATCGTTTTCGACCTAATATTGCGATCGAGACTACAGAACCTTTTATTGAAGACAGCTGGAGTTTGATTCAAATTGGCGATATTCAGTTTAAAATGGCAAAGCCCTGTAGTCGCTGCATTATTACCACCGTCGATCAACAACACGGTCAAAAAAACCAGCTCAAAGAACCTCTAAATACACTGGAGACTTTTCGGCAGTTGAGTGAAAAGGGTGTAATGTTTGGCGTAAATATGATTCCTCAAAATGAGGGAATTATTAGAATTGGCGATCGCCTTCGCGTTCTCAAAATAAGAGATTAA
- the panD gene encoding aspartate 1-decarboxylase produces MTQIKLMHAKLHRVRVTEANVNYVGSITIDQDLMDKVGILPLEEVDVINLDNGKRWSTYAIAGAAGKGGICPNGGAALLCKPGDLLIIIAYEYRDRAQVMRDGHQARVIVANEHNHCLEFMEQSLVNQGGKLQFESCSY; encoded by the coding sequence ATGACCCAGATTAAGTTAATGCACGCCAAGCTGCATCGCGTCAGAGTCACTGAAGCGAATGTAAATTATGTAGGTAGTATCACTATTGACCAAGATTTAATGGATAAAGTAGGTATCCTGCCTCTAGAAGAAGTAGACGTAATTAATCTTGACAACGGCAAACGTTGGTCTACCTATGCGATCGCTGGAGCAGCAGGAAAGGGCGGAATTTGTCCCAATGGTGGCGCAGCTTTGCTCTGTAAACCAGGCGATCTCTTAATTATTATCGCCTATGAATATCGCGATCGCGCTCAGGTAATGCGTGATGGACATCAGGCAAGAGTTATTGTCGCGAATGAACATAACCACTGCTTAGAATTTATGGAACAAAGTTTAGTTAACCAAGGCGGTAAGCTACAGTTTGAATCTTGTTCTTACTAA
- a CDS encoding HAMP domain-containing sensor histidine kinase → MKRILLLLKHQQNRRILCQWLTEHYEILSLEANLADVGPQLLSENFDLCFIDFAAIHLLREKILAKRASVVPIFLPFVFLTSLEDIGFSTDHLEPLIDDIVYLPTQQKELQTKLRVLLRSRSYSLQLQAAQKELNHALSQEKELNRLKSRFVSTVSHEFRNPLNSISGMAQILQTYGDSLSSEKKAEVLQQLQRNVTKMTDLLDDVLVMSRNEMGKQEFEPSPLNLETFCHALISEVKTVFQSKHSINLVYQAQSEEFKLDRKLLHHILTNLLSNACKYSPEDSVIDFKIIAREAKITFIIHDCGIGIPAAELPQLFESFYRASNSAGFQGTGLGLAIAKQYTELHQGAITVESELEVGTTFTVTIPTDI, encoded by the coding sequence ATGAAACGTATTCTTTTGTTATTAAAACATCAGCAAAACCGCCGTATACTTTGCCAATGGCTTACAGAGCATTATGAGATTTTGTCCTTGGAAGCAAATTTAGCGGATGTTGGCCCACAATTGTTATCAGAAAATTTTGATTTATGCTTTATTGACTTTGCGGCAATCCATCTGCTGAGAGAAAAAATACTGGCTAAAAGAGCATCTGTTGTTCCCATATTTCTACCGTTTGTCTTCCTGACTTCTTTGGAAGATATTGGTTTCTCTACAGATCATTTAGAACCATTAATTGATGATATAGTTTATCTTCCTACCCAGCAAAAAGAGCTACAAACCAAACTCAGGGTATTATTGCGCTCGCGCTCTTATTCATTACAGCTTCAAGCAGCACAAAAAGAATTAAACCACGCCTTATCTCAAGAAAAAGAACTTAATCGGCTCAAATCTCGCTTTGTGTCTACGGTGTCCCATGAATTTCGTAACCCTCTAAACAGCATTTCAGGTATGGCGCAAATTTTGCAGACATATGGCGATAGTTTATCTAGCGAAAAAAAAGCCGAAGTTCTCCAACAACTACAGCGCAACGTTACTAAGATGACTGATCTGTTAGACGATGTGTTAGTGATGAGTCGTAATGAGATGGGGAAACAAGAGTTTGAACCAAGCCCCCTAAACCTGGAAACCTTCTGTCACGCTTTAATCAGTGAAGTTAAAACAGTATTTCAGAGCAAGCATTCAATCAACTTGGTTTATCAAGCACAATCAGAGGAATTTAAGCTCGATCGCAAGCTGCTACATCATATTCTGACTAATTTACTTTCCAATGCTTGCAAATACTCTCCAGAAGATAGCGTAATTGATTTTAAGATTATCGCTCGAGAAGCAAAAATAACATTTATTATTCACGATTGCGGTATTGGTATCCCCGCAGCAGAGCTGCCTCAGCTATTTGAATCTTTTTATCGCGCCAGTAATTCAGCAGGATTTCAGGGTACGGGTTTAGGATTAGCGATCGCCAAACAATATACAGAGCTACATCAAGGGGCGATCACAGTAGAGAGCGAGTTAGAAGTTGGTACTACTTTTACCGTAACGATTCCTACTGATATTTAA
- a CDS encoding 7-carboxy-7-deazaguanine synthase QueE, which yields MDTATNKTIAYPIVETFHSVQGEGYWTGVNAFFIRLGGCDVHCPWCDTKHSWNSSRHPQQSTKELATAAKAVNPAIVIITGGEPLLHDLFPLTAELKNVGIQVHLETSGAHCFSGDFDWVTFSPKQFKAPQNSIYQQANELKVVVANEYDLKWAEQQAALVPESTLCYLQPEWNTPKSKNLIFDYILQHPKWRISLQTHKLLQIQ from the coding sequence TTGGACACTGCTACTAATAAAACTATTGCCTATCCAATTGTCGAAACCTTTCATTCTGTGCAGGGAGAAGGTTATTGGACAGGAGTAAATGCTTTCTTTATTCGCCTCGGGGGTTGTGATGTTCATTGTCCTTGGTGCGATACCAAACATTCTTGGAATTCCTCTCGTCACCCGCAGCAGTCGACAAAGGAATTAGCTACAGCAGCAAAAGCAGTAAACCCAGCGATTGTAATTATTACAGGGGGTGAACCGTTGCTGCACGATTTGTTTCCTCTAACTGCGGAACTCAAAAACGTAGGAATACAGGTTCATTTAGAGACTTCTGGCGCGCATTGTTTTAGCGGTGATTTTGATTGGGTAACATTCTCTCCCAAACAGTTTAAAGCACCTCAGAACAGTATTTACCAGCAGGCAAACGAACTAAAGGTAGTGGTTGCCAACGAGTACGATCTTAAATGGGCAGAACAACAGGCTGCTTTAGTTCCAGAATCAACCTTATGCTATTTGCAACCAGAGTGGAATACTCCCAAAAGTAAGAACCTAATTTTTGACTATATTCTGCAACATCCAAAATGGCGCATTAGTCTGCAAACACACAAGCTGTTGCAAATTCAGTAA
- the folP gene encoding dihydropteroate synthase, translating to MTLKIRDRTFNWGERTYLMGILNVTPDSFSDGGEFDRVETALTQARDMIDRGVDIIDIGGESTRPNAAEISVEEELARVIPVIQQLRKSSIPISIDTTKAIVAQEAIAAGADIVNDISGATFDDQMLSTISRLNVPLILMHIRGTPKTMQSLTEYQDVVAEVLKFLTNQIAKAIACGIPRDHLIIDPGIGFAKTAEQSLTLIQRLSELKALELPILVGVSRKSFMRPILQKSLPKERIWGTAAACYGAIARGADVLRVHDVAQMYDVCRVADAIERNFVS from the coding sequence ATGACCTTAAAGATTCGCGATCGCACTTTTAACTGGGGCGAAAGAACTTATTTAATGGGGATTCTCAACGTTACTCCCGATAGTTTTAGTGATGGTGGTGAATTCGATCGTGTTGAGACTGCCTTAACTCAAGCCAGAGACATGATCGATCGTGGTGTAGATATTATTGATATTGGTGGAGAATCTACTCGCCCGAATGCAGCAGAGATCTCTGTTGAAGAGGAACTAGCCAGAGTTATTCCTGTGATTCAACAACTACGAAAAAGTTCAATTCCGATTTCCATCGATACGACTAAAGCTATTGTGGCTCAAGAAGCGATCGCAGCAGGAGCAGATATTGTTAATGATATCTCTGGAGCAACTTTTGATGACCAGATGCTGTCAACAATTTCTCGATTAAACGTTCCGCTGATCTTGATGCACATTCGCGGTACTCCAAAAACGATGCAGTCTTTGACTGAATATCAAGACGTGGTAGCAGAAGTATTAAAATTTTTAACTAATCAAATAGCTAAAGCGATCGCCTGTGGTATCCCCAGAGATCATCTTATTATCGATCCAGGTATTGGTTTTGCTAAAACAGCAGAGCAAAGTTTAACTTTAATTCAGCGTTTAAGCGAACTAAAAGCTTTAGAATTACCGATTTTGGTCGGAGTATCTCGTAAAAGTTTTATGCGTCCTATCCTGCAAAAAAGCCTTCCCAAAGAGCGAATTTGGGGGACTGCTGCTGCTTGTTATGGCGCGATCGCTAGGGGGGCAGATGTTTTAAGAGTTCATGATGTAGCTCAAATGTATGATGTCTGTCGAGTAGCAGACGCAATTGAACGGAATTTTGTTAGCTGA
- the recG gene encoding ATP-dependent DNA helicase RecG, giving the protein MGEQTLDWLRLQKALSVEAERGYTDLVGNQFRFSEFLCLSLGKPPRNIPAGDKIQWHDVAQKFAGYEGLSSSQRKQLVISTRNFLHQQKVIVETPDTPPKPKVPRTATLSSPQAKTYFNPAISLDQPLSRIIDIGRRSNYLERLGLYTVRDLLFYYPRDHLDYARQVQITHLEAGETVTVIGTVKSCKCFSSPRNKQLTIFELILSDATGRLKLNRFLTGARYSHRGSQERYKRQYPEGSIVAASGLVKQNKYGITLDKPEIEVLDGAGASIESSKIGRLLPVYPLTEGVPADTVRKSVIAALPAAAQLPDPLPSELRDLYGLVKLKNAIACIHYPETGEELTHARRRLVFDEFFYLQLGFLQRRQQLKQNQSSASFAPQGKLIKQFERILPFTLTNAQQRVIREIFQDLGTADTPMNRLVQGDVGSGKTIVAVYAILAAIQSGYQAALMAPTEVLAEQHYRKLVAWFNLLHLPVELLTGSTKTAKRREIHSQLENGELPLLVGTHALIQDPVQFHKLGLAVIDEQHRFGVQQRARLLGKGKSPHVLTMTATPIPRTLALTLHGDLDVSQIDELPPGRQAISTMAKKGKDRKKVYDLIRREIAQGRQAYIIFPLVEESEKLDLKAATEEHQRLSEVIFPEFKIALLHGRMSSADKDAALNSFRDNDCQIIVSTTVIEVGVDVPNATVMVIEHAERFGLSQLHQLRGRVGRGSNKSYCFLMSSTKNIEARQRLAVLEESQDGFFISEADMRFRGPGAVLGTRQSGLPDFALASLVEDQEVLNLAREAAEKIIAADQMLENSPTLKQELEIRYRRLLGGDILN; this is encoded by the coding sequence ATGGGTGAACAAACGCTAGATTGGTTGAGATTGCAAAAAGCATTGTCTGTAGAGGCAGAAAGAGGATATACAGATTTAGTTGGTAATCAATTTCGCTTCAGTGAGTTTCTCTGTCTCAGCTTGGGTAAGCCCCCCAGAAATATTCCGGCTGGGGATAAAATACAGTGGCATGATGTCGCTCAAAAGTTCGCCGGCTATGAAGGCTTAAGTTCTTCTCAGAGAAAGCAGTTAGTTATTAGTACCCGCAATTTTCTGCATCAGCAAAAAGTGATCGTCGAAACACCCGATACCCCGCCCAAACCCAAAGTTCCCCGCACCGCAACTTTAAGTAGTCCCCAAGCTAAAACTTACTTCAACCCAGCGATCTCTTTAGATCAGCCTTTGAGTAGAATAATTGATATTGGTCGTAGAAGTAATTATCTTGAACGTTTAGGGCTATATACAGTTAGAGACTTGTTGTTTTATTATCCCCGCGATCATCTAGACTATGCCCGCCAGGTACAAATTACCCATCTCGAAGCAGGAGAAACCGTAACGGTAATCGGTACAGTCAAAAGCTGCAAATGTTTTAGTAGTCCGAGAAATAAGCAATTAACTATCTTTGAGTTGATTTTGAGCGATGCCACAGGTAGATTGAAGCTCAATCGTTTTCTAACAGGTGCTAGATATAGCCATCGAGGTTCGCAAGAAAGATATAAACGCCAGTATCCTGAAGGCTCAATCGTGGCTGCTTCTGGACTAGTCAAGCAAAATAAATATGGCATCACTTTAGATAAGCCTGAAATTGAAGTTTTAGATGGTGCAGGGGCGAGTATTGAATCGAGCAAAATCGGTCGCCTGTTACCCGTATACCCTTTAACCGAAGGAGTCCCCGCCGATACCGTCAGGAAATCAGTTATTGCTGCTTTACCTGCTGCTGCCCAATTGCCCGATCCCCTACCAAGTGAATTACGTGATTTATATGGTTTAGTTAAATTAAAAAATGCGATCGCCTGTATTCACTATCCTGAAACCGGTGAAGAACTTACCCATGCCAGACGCAGGTTAGTCTTTGATGAATTTTTCTATCTCCAGTTAGGCTTTTTGCAGCGTCGTCAACAGCTAAAACAAAATCAATCGAGTGCTAGCTTTGCACCACAAGGTAAGCTAATCAAACAGTTTGAGCGGATATTGCCGTTTACCTTAACCAATGCTCAACAAAGAGTTATCAGGGAAATCTTTCAAGATTTAGGTACTGCCGATACGCCGATGAATCGTTTGGTACAGGGAGATGTGGGTTCAGGAAAAACCATCGTAGCCGTATATGCCATACTTGCGGCAATTCAATCTGGTTATCAGGCTGCACTAATGGCACCTACAGAAGTATTAGCCGAACAACATTATCGTAAGTTAGTTGCCTGGTTTAATTTGCTGCATTTACCCGTAGAGTTACTTACGGGTTCGACTAAAACCGCTAAACGACGAGAAATTCATTCCCAACTAGAAAATGGTGAATTGCCTCTGCTGGTAGGGACTCATGCTTTAATCCAAGATCCTGTTCAATTCCATAAGCTAGGTTTAGCCGTAATTGACGAACAACACCGTTTTGGGGTGCAGCAGCGGGCGCGTTTATTAGGCAAAGGAAAATCTCCCCATGTGTTAACCATGACGGCTACTCCTATTCCTCGGACGTTGGCTTTAACCCTACATGGCGATTTAGATGTAAGTCAGATCGATGAACTACCGCCAGGTAGACAGGCGATCTCTACTATGGCAAAAAAGGGTAAGGATCGCAAAAAAGTCTATGATTTAATCCGCAGAGAAATTGCTCAAGGCAGACAAGCTTATATTATTTTCCCTTTAGTCGAAGAATCAGAAAAGCTCGACCTTAAGGCAGCAACGGAAGAACATCAACGCTTATCAGAAGTAATCTTTCCTGAGTTCAAAATTGCTTTGCTGCATGGTCGTATGAGTTCGGCAGATAAAGATGCAGCGTTAAACTCTTTTCGCGATAATGATTGTCAGATTATTGTTTCAACTACAGTAATTGAAGTGGGAGTTGATGTGCCAAATGCAACAGTAATGGTGATCGAACACGCTGAACGTTTTGGTTTATCTCAACTGCACCAGTTGCGAGGGCGAGTTGGTCGTGGTAGTAATAAGTCCTATTGTTTCCTAATGAGTAGCACTAAAAATATTGAAGCCAGACAGCGTTTAGCAGTGCTAGAAGAATCTCAAGATGGCTTTTTTATCTCCGAGGCAGATATGCGTTTTCGAGGACCTGGGGCTGTACTAGGGACTAGACAGTCAGGACTGCCAGACTTTGCCTTAGCTAGCCTTGTGGAAGACCAAGAAGTGCTGAATTTGGCCAGAGAAGCAGCGGAGAAGATTATTGCTGCGGATCAAATGTTAGAGAATTCTCCGACCTTGAAACAAGAGTTAGAGATTCGCTATCGTCGTCTACTAGGTGGCGATATTTTAAATTGA
- a CDS encoding ChaB family protein has translation MAEETYKAERTITAVLKEEKQIDDVVRRLIDRGVAQDHISVMGQNFQSQTRISGFISKKDVVLGGLRTGAVFGSLFGSILSLFTGMGVLFIPFIGSVVAAGPITSVLLGAASGAIAGSAGAGLASALMTLGMPKEKAAVYETRVKAGEFLLMAEVPANKSGEYQLLIEGAGGEEIHINDSTLPRPCPGQCNGVEDLSPEIRSHLSEAAQQDFIQKYNAVLTETNDETQAEHQAWSTIHKKYDEDDNGVWSKEKVNV, from the coding sequence ATGGCAGAAGAAACATACAAAGCAGAACGCACGATTACCGCAGTCTTGAAGGAAGAAAAGCAGATAGATGATGTAGTTCGCCGACTAATCGATCGTGGTGTAGCTCAAGACCACATTTCGGTAATGGGTCAAAACTTCCAGTCTCAAACTCGCATCTCAGGATTTATCAGTAAAAAAGATGTAGTTCTTGGTGGTCTACGTACAGGAGCAGTCTTTGGTTCTTTATTCGGTTCAATCCTAAGCTTGTTTACTGGTATGGGAGTATTGTTTATTCCCTTTATCGGTTCTGTAGTGGCTGCTGGACCAATTACTTCGGTTTTGCTGGGGGCTGCATCTGGTGCGATCGCAGGTAGCGCTGGTGCGGGTTTAGCTTCGGCGTTGATGACTTTAGGAATGCCCAAAGAAAAGGCAGCGGTTTATGAAACTCGCGTTAAAGCTGGAGAATTTTTATTGATGGCGGAAGTTCCTGCCAATAAATCTGGTGAGTATCAGCTACTGATTGAAGGTGCAGGTGGTGAAGAGATCCACATCAATGATTCTACTTTGCCTCGACCTTGCCCTGGTCAATGTAATGGAGTAGAAGACCTTTCTCCCGAAATTCGCTCACATCTGTCAGAAGCAGCACAGCAAGACTTTATTCAAAAATATAATGCTGTTTTAACTGAAACCAATGATGAAACCCAAGCCGAACATCAAGCTTGGTCTACAATTCATAAGAAATATGACGAAGACGATAATGGAGTCTGGTCAAAAGAAAAAGTAAACGTTTAA
- a CDS encoding pyridoxal phosphate-dependent aminotransferase translates to MSLITKNFTSRMEQVQLPLIPLVNELIRHNPGTISLGQGVVGYSPPEQAIASLQTFLSQPSNHLYQAVTGIESLLEAIATKLATDNQIKINAQNHIVVTAGSNMAFVNAILAITQAGDEIILNTPYYFNHEMAIAMTNCCPVLVSTDTNYQLDLSALAQAITSKTKAIVTISPNNPTGAVYSEASLKAVNDLCRDRGIYHISDEAYEYFTYNGVKHTSPGSFPHSEAHTISLFSLSKAYGFASWRIGYMVVPQHLLLPIKKIQDINLICPPVISQYAALGALQAGISYCQLHLKEIAKVRAIVIEQLQTIPDICTVAPANGAFYFFLQVNTSLNDIELIKQLVENYHVAVIPGSTFGIENGCYLRLAYGSLQLSTAEAGIKRLISGLKAIC, encoded by the coding sequence ATGTCTTTAATCACTAAAAATTTCACCTCTCGCATGGAGCAAGTTCAGCTACCGTTAATTCCTTTGGTAAATGAACTAATTCGTCACAATCCAGGAACGATATCTTTAGGACAGGGGGTAGTAGGTTATTCTCCACCAGAACAGGCGATCGCATCTTTACAAACATTCTTATCTCAACCAAGCAATCATCTCTATCAAGCCGTTACGGGAATTGAATCTTTACTTGAAGCGATCGCCACTAAACTAGCTACAGATAATCAAATCAAGATTAACGCTCAAAACCACATTGTCGTAACTGCTGGTAGCAACATGGCGTTTGTTAATGCCATCCTCGCTATTACTCAGGCAGGTGATGAGATTATTCTTAATACTCCCTATTATTTTAATCATGAAATGGCGATCGCCATGACTAATTGTTGTCCAGTGTTGGTTAGTACCGATACTAACTATCAGCTAGATTTATCAGCGCTCGCTCAAGCAATTACCTCTAAAACCAAAGCCATTGTCACCATTTCTCCCAATAATCCGACGGGCGCAGTATATTCTGAAGCTAGCCTAAAAGCAGTAAACGATCTCTGTCGCGATCGCGGTATTTATCATATCAGCGATGAAGCTTATGAATACTTTACTTACAACGGGGTGAAACATACTTCTCCAGGCTCGTTTCCCCACAGCGAAGCTCACACTATTTCTCTATTTAGTCTTTCTAAAGCCTATGGTTTTGCTAGCTGGCGCATAGGCTATATGGTAGTGCCGCAGCATCTTCTCTTGCCGATTAAAAAAATACAGGATATTAATTTAATTTGCCCCCCCGTAATTTCTCAATATGCAGCATTGGGCGCATTGCAGGCAGGAATTAGTTATTGTCAACTGCATCTAAAAGAGATTGCTAAAGTACGAGCTATTGTCATTGAGCAGCTGCAAACTATTCCCGATATTTGTACTGTTGCCCCCGCAAACGGTGCGTTTTACTTTTTTTTGCAGGTAAATACTAGCTTGAACGATATAGAGTTAATCAAACAGTTAGTCGAAAACTATCACGTAGCAGTAATTCCTGGTAGTACCTTTGGTATAGAAAATGGCTGTTATCTTCGGTTGGCTTATGGTAGCTTGCAATTATCGACTGCTGAAGCAGGAATCAAGCGGTTAATTAGTGGTCTAAAAGCTATTTGTTAG
- a CDS encoding ester cyclase produces the protein MSTVTNKNLVLEFYRAFDDRDIDKAFTLLAADFAYLAGIPKTLDSDGFKQFGMTFYSAFTNGQHQFDEVIVEGEKVVTCGTFTAIHTEDFQGLPPRKQITISIMHIDRIEQSKIIEHWGQKMLKA, from the coding sequence ATGTCAACTGTCACGAACAAAAATTTAGTTCTTGAATTTTATCGAGCTTTCGACGATCGAGACATCGATAAGGCTTTTACGCTATTAGCTGCTGATTTTGCTTATTTGGCTGGAATACCAAAGACACTAGATAGTGATGGTTTTAAACAGTTTGGCATGACATTTTATTCAGCCTTTACTAATGGTCAGCATCAGTTTGATGAAGTAATCGTAGAAGGGGAGAAAGTTGTTACCTGTGGAACATTTACCGCTATACATACGGAAGACTTTCAAGGGCTTCCTCCGAGAAAGCAAATTACAATATCAATTATGCACATCGATCGCATTGAACAGAGCAAGATTATCGAACATTGGGGACAAAAGATGCTCAAGGCTTAA